CGCTCCTCGCGCTCGCGCTCCACCTTCAGGAGGCGCCCCGCCGCGGCGCTCTTCAGCCAGTGGATGCGGCGCGCGTCCTCGTTCACAGCGAGCTCGCGCAGGCCCGCCACGTCGCCGGTGCCGTCCAGGTGGCGCGGGCTGCCCGCCTCGCCCCGGGGGCCCTTCTGCGCGGGCCCCGGTTCCTTGCAGGCGTAGCCGCGGCGCGGATACACGAGCAGCGTCCCCTCCAGGGAGAACACGCGCGTCTTGGCGAACAGGCCCAGCGGCCACGTGGTGGTGACGCGCACGCCGGACAGGCGCACGGGGCCCCGGTGCGGCGCGGCCAGGTCCGCCCGGACGATGTGCTCCGTGCCCGCGGGCAGATGCCCCAGCCTCCCGGTGCCGGTGAGCGGGGAGAGGTCCTCGGAGAAGGTCAGCGCGAAGCCGTGCCCCTTCTTGCGCGACACCGCCCAGCGGTAGGCGAAGGGCTCGCGCGCGAAGGCCGCGTCCGCGCCCACCCGGCGCACCGTCAGGTCGCGCAGGCAGCGCTCCGACAGCACGCCGGACACCACCACCATGCTGAGCAGCAGGCCCAAGAGCAGGTAGAGCAGGTTGTTTCCGGTGTTGAGCGCGCCCAGCCCCACGCCGAACGTCACCACCAGGTACGTGCGGCCCGTCTTCGTCACCGACAGCGTGCGCGGTGGACGGAGCAGGGCGCGCAGCCGCGCCTTGAAGGGGGGACGGGCGGGGGCCTTCACCGGGGCGCCGCTACCTTGCGGGCGATCTCCTCCACCAGGTGCGCCGCCTCGTCCCGCGCGGACACGCCCTGCACGGCGCTCCTCAAGAGCACGCGGTGCGCCCAGCAGGGCACCAGCATGGCGCGCACGTCGCCGGGGGTGACGAAGTCGCGCCCCTCCCACAGGGCCTGGGCCCGGGCCGCGGACCCCAGCGCCAGCACCGCGCGGGTGGACGCGCCGCGCTCCAGGTCGCCGTGCTCGCGCGTGGCCCGCGCCAGCCGCACCACGTAGTCCGCCACCGCCGCGTCCAGCTTCACGTCCTGGGCGAAGTCACGCAGCGACGCCAGCTCCTCCGGCCCCGTCACGGCCTCCACCGACGGCAGCGGGGATGCCGCGCCGCGCGTGGTGAGCAGGCGCGCCTCCACGTCCGGCGCCGGGTGGCCCAGGGACAGGCGCACGAGGAAG
This DNA window, taken from Corallococcus coralloides DSM 2259, encodes the following:
- a CDS encoding DUF58 domain-containing protein, which encodes MKAPARPPFKARLRALLRPPRTLSVTKTGRTYLVVTFGVGLGALNTGNNLLYLLLGLLLSMVVVSGVLSERCLRDLTVRRVGADAAFAREPFAYRWAVSRKKGHGFALTFSEDLSPLTGTGRLGHLPAGTEHIVRADLAAPHRGPVRLSGVRVTTTWPLGLFAKTRVFSLEGTLLVYPRRGYACKEPGPAQKGPRGEAGSPRHLDGTGDVAGLRELAVNEDARRIHWLKSAAAGRLLKVEREREERRVWKLALETGLTGDALERRCEEVAAQAHQLLDAGHEVGLQLPERVLRPAAGASQERRILQALAWVGFEGADAGTDSREAA